A single region of the Salvia splendens isolate huo1 chromosome 18, SspV2, whole genome shotgun sequence genome encodes:
- the LOC121775986 gene encoding DNA mismatch repair protein MSH1, mitochondrial-like isoform X3, which translates to MPVVGISRSAKGYCMLSVLETMKTYSVEDNLTEEALVAKLRTCRCHHMFLHTSLRNSSSGTCRWGEFGEGGLLWGECNARQFEWFNGDPVSELLYKVKELYGLEDNTTFRNVTVAPENRPSPLYLGTATQIGAIPTEGIPCLLRVLLPPSCVGLPIMYIRDLLLNPPAYEIASKVQEACKSMSNITCSIPEFTCVPSAKLVKLLELRETNHIEFCKIKSVLDDIIQLYSNSELREILKLLMDPTWVATGLKVELETLVSECRSVSSRISEIISLDGESDQKITSSTTIPNEFFEDLESSWKGRVKRIHLEEEFAEVDEAAKALSVAIKEDFIPIISRIKAVMAPLGGPKGEILYAREHEAVWFKGKRFAPIVHSDSQIEEKIKQLRPALDSKGKKVGEEWFTTIKVEDALTRYHEAGDKAKRKVLELLRELSVELQTKINVLVFASMLLVIAKALFGHVSEGRRRKWVFPTLTHHHKSEDTGMLHGAEGMKFVRLSPYWFDAAQGGAVRNTFDMKSLFLLTGPNGGGKSSLLRSICAAALLGMCGLMIPAESAIIPHFDAIMLHMKSYDSPADGKSSFQVEMSEIRSIITRATSKSLVLIDEICRGTETAKGTCIAGGVIETLDAVSCLGIVSTHLHGIFDLPLKTKNVVFKAMGAEHVNNQTVPTWKLIDGVCRESLAFETAQREGVPSELIERAKELYAAVYAKDSLRRDERFSAPTIVDTSNMVTNRPSHPEMGISPSVKSVRSAETLSEEVEKAVISICEESLMELYKKHHLLEPSPLRCVLIGAKEQPPPSTIGASSVYIMLRPDRKLYIGETDDLQGRICTHRAKEGMQKASFLYMLVAGKSVACQMETLLINQLPARGFQITNLADGKHRNFGTSDVLGSEMMIR; encoded by the exons ATGCCTGTAGTAG GGATATCTCGCTCAGCTAAGGGATATTGTATGCTTTCGGTGCTTGAGACAATGAAGACTTATTCTGTTGAGGATAATCTGACAGAAGAAGCATTGGTAGCCAAACTTCGTACTTGTCGGTGCCATCATATGTTCCTCCACACATCATTGAGGAACAGTTCTTCAG GTACTTGTCGCTGGGGAGAATTTGGTGAAGGCGGACTTTTATGGGGTGAATGTAATGCTAGGCAATTTGAGTGGTTTAACGGTGATCCAGTTAGCGAGCTCTTATACAAG GTTAAAGAGCTCTATGGCCTTGAAGATAATACAACATTCAGAAATGTTACGGTTGCCCCAGAAAATAGGCCAAGTCCTTTGTACCTCGGGACAGCCACACAAATTG GTGCTATTCCAACTGAAGGAATTCCCTGTTTACTCAGGGTTCTACTTCCACCAAGTTGTGTTGGCCTACCTATCAT GTATATCAGGGATCTTCTTTTGAACCCTCCTGCCTATGAGATTGCATCAAAAGTACAAG AAGCTTGTAAATCGATGAGCAACATAACATGCTCCATTCCTGAATTTACATGTGTTCCCTCTGCCAAG CTGGTGAAGTTGCTTGAGTTGAGAGAGACCAATCATATTGAGTTTTGCAAGATAAAAAGTGTTCTTGATGACATTATACAACTGTATTCAAATTCTGAGCTTAGAGAGATTCTAAAGTTGTTAATGGATCCTACATGGGTAGCAACTGGACTAAAAGTCGAATTAGAGACATTA GTGAGTGAATGTAGATCAGTTTCTTCTAGAATTAGTGAAATTATCTCATTAGATGGGGAAAGTGACCAAAAGATAACCTCATCTACCACAATTCCAAATGAGTTTTTTGAAGATTTGGAGTCTTCGTGGAAAGGTCGTGTCAAGAGGATCCATTTAGAAGAAGAATTTGCTGAAGTAGATGAAGCTGCCAAGGCCCTATCAGTTGCT ATTAAAGAGGACTTCATCCCTATAATTTCAAGAATCAAAGCAGTGATGGCTCCTCTTGGTGGACCAAAGGGAGAGATACTATATGCTCGCGAGCATGAAGCTGTCTGGTTCAAGGGGAAACGTTTTGCTCCAATTGTACACTCTGATTcccaaatagaagaaaaaatcaAACAGCTCAGACCCGCCTTAGATTCCAAAGGCAAAAAAGTTGGTGAAGAATGGTTTACCACAATAAAGGTGGAGGATGCATTGACCAG ATATCATGAGGCTGGTGACAAGgcaaaaagaaaagttttagaACTTTTAAGAGAATTATCTGTTGAACTACAAACAAAGATCAATGTGCTAGTTTTTGCATCAATGTTGCTTGTCATTGCAAAGGCACTATTTGGCCATGTCAG TGAAGGAAGGAGGAGAAAATGGGTTTTTCCTACTCTCACTCACCACCACAAATCTGAG GATACAGGAATGCTACATGGAGCTGAGGGGATGAAGTTCGTCAGATTATCCCCTTATTGGTTTGATGCAGCACAAGGTGGTGCTGTACGGAATACTTTTGATATGAAGTCATTGTTTCTATTAACAGGACCTAATGGGGGTGGGAAATCAAGTCTGCTAAGATCGATTTGTGCCGCTGCTCTACTTGGAATGTGTGGACTGATGATCCCAGCTGAATCTGCTATTATTCCTCACTTCGATGCCATTATGCTTCATATGAAATCCTACGACAGTCCTGCGGATGGAAAGAGCTCGTTTCAG GTTGAGATGTCGGAGATTCGTTCTATTATTACTAGAGCCACTTCAAAGAGCCTCGTACTTATTGATGAAATATGTCGAGGTACTGAAACAGCAAAAGGTACATGTATTGCCGGTGGTGTCATTGAAACCCTTGATGCAGTTAGTTGTCTGGGTATCGTGTCCACCCACCTTCACGGAATATTTGATCTAccattgaaaacaaaaaatgtCGTGTTCAAAGCTATGGGAGCAGAACATGTCAACAACCAAACCGTGCCCACATGGAAATTAATTGATGGGGTCTGTAGAGAGAGTCTTGCATTTGAAACAGCTCAAAGAGAAGGAGTTCCTAGTGAATTAATCGAGAGAGCCAAGGAATTATACGCTGCAGTATATGCAAAAGACTCGTTAAGAAGAGACGAACGGTTCTCTGCTCCGACCATTGTTGACACATCTAACATGGTGACGAATAGACCAAGTCATCCTGAAATGGGAATTTCTCCATCGGTGAAATCTGTGAGATCTGCTGAGACTTTGAGTGAGGAAGTAGAGAAAGCCGTGATTAGTATATGTGAGGAGAGTTTAATGGAGCTGTACAAGAAGCATCACCTCTTGGAACCTTCACCATTGAGATGTGTCTTGATTGGCGCTAAGGAACAGCCGCCTCCATCCACCATTGGTGCTTCGAGCGTTTATATCATGCTTAGACCTGACAGAAAGCTCTACATCGGAGAG ACCGATGACCTTCAAGGTCGGATCTGTACTCATCGTGCCAAGGAGGGAATGCAGAAGGCGTCATTTCTCTACATGTTGGTAGCAGGGAAGAGCGTGGCCTGTCAAATGGAGACGCTTCTGATCAACCAGCTCCCGGCACGAGGCTTTCAAATCACTAATTTAGCCGACGGAAAACATCGAAACTTTGGCACTAGTGATGTGTTAGGAAGTGAGATGATGATCAGATGA
- the LOC121775986 gene encoding DNA mismatch repair protein MSH1, mitochondrial-like isoform X2, giving the protein MVFLLHAHPGSPYVFGLVEDNHDLDFPDPMPVVGISRSAKGYCMLSVLETMKTYSVEDNLTEEALVAKLRTCRCHHMFLHTSLRNSSSGTCRWGEFGEGGLLWGECNARQFEWFNGDPVSELLYKVKELYGLEDNTTFRNVTVAPENRPSPLYLGTATQIGAIPTEGIPCLLRVLLPPSCVGLPIMYIRDLLLNPPAYEIASKVQEACKSMSNITCSIPEFTCVPSAKLVKLLELRETNHIEFCKIKSVLDDIIQLYSNSELREILKLLMDPTWVATGLKVELETLVSECRSVSSRISEIISLDGESDQKITSSTTIPNEFFEDLESSWKGRVKRIHLEEEFAEVDEAAKALSVAIKEDFIPIISRIKAVMAPLGGPKGEILYAREHEAVWFKGKRFAPIVHSDSQIEEKIKQLRPALDSKGKKVGEEWFTTIKVEDALTRYHEAGDKAKRKVLELLRELSVELQTKINVLVFASMLLVIAKALFGHVSEGRRRKWVFPTLTHHHKSEDTGMLHGAEGMKFVRLSPYWFDAAQGGAVRNTFDMKSLFLLTGPNGGGKSSLLRSICAAALLGMCGLMIPAESAIIPHFDAIMLHMKSYDSPADGKSSFQVEMSEIRSIITRATSKSLVLIDEICRGTETAKGTCIAGGVIETLDAVSCLGIVSTHLHGIFDLPLKTKNVVFKAMGAEHVNNQTVPTWKLIDGVCRESLAFETAQREGVPSELIERAKELYAAVYAKDSLRRDERFSAPTIVDTSNMVTNRPSHPEMGISPSVKSVRSAETLSEEVEKAVISICEESLMELYKKHHLLEPSPLRCVLIGAKEQPPPSTIGASSVYIMLRPDRKLYIGETDDLQGRICTHRAKEGMQKASFLYMLVAGKSVACQMETLLINQLPARGFQITNLADGKHRNFGTSDVLGSEMMIR; this is encoded by the exons GCATGCACATCCTGGTAGTCCTTACGTGTTTGGGCTTGTTGAAGACAATCATGATCTGGATTTTCCTGACCCTATGCCTGTAGTAG GGATATCTCGCTCAGCTAAGGGATATTGTATGCTTTCGGTGCTTGAGACAATGAAGACTTATTCTGTTGAGGATAATCTGACAGAAGAAGCATTGGTAGCCAAACTTCGTACTTGTCGGTGCCATCATATGTTCCTCCACACATCATTGAGGAACAGTTCTTCAG GTACTTGTCGCTGGGGAGAATTTGGTGAAGGCGGACTTTTATGGGGTGAATGTAATGCTAGGCAATTTGAGTGGTTTAACGGTGATCCAGTTAGCGAGCTCTTATACAAG GTTAAAGAGCTCTATGGCCTTGAAGATAATACAACATTCAGAAATGTTACGGTTGCCCCAGAAAATAGGCCAAGTCCTTTGTACCTCGGGACAGCCACACAAATTG GTGCTATTCCAACTGAAGGAATTCCCTGTTTACTCAGGGTTCTACTTCCACCAAGTTGTGTTGGCCTACCTATCAT GTATATCAGGGATCTTCTTTTGAACCCTCCTGCCTATGAGATTGCATCAAAAGTACAAG AAGCTTGTAAATCGATGAGCAACATAACATGCTCCATTCCTGAATTTACATGTGTTCCCTCTGCCAAG CTGGTGAAGTTGCTTGAGTTGAGAGAGACCAATCATATTGAGTTTTGCAAGATAAAAAGTGTTCTTGATGACATTATACAACTGTATTCAAATTCTGAGCTTAGAGAGATTCTAAAGTTGTTAATGGATCCTACATGGGTAGCAACTGGACTAAAAGTCGAATTAGAGACATTA GTGAGTGAATGTAGATCAGTTTCTTCTAGAATTAGTGAAATTATCTCATTAGATGGGGAAAGTGACCAAAAGATAACCTCATCTACCACAATTCCAAATGAGTTTTTTGAAGATTTGGAGTCTTCGTGGAAAGGTCGTGTCAAGAGGATCCATTTAGAAGAAGAATTTGCTGAAGTAGATGAAGCTGCCAAGGCCCTATCAGTTGCT ATTAAAGAGGACTTCATCCCTATAATTTCAAGAATCAAAGCAGTGATGGCTCCTCTTGGTGGACCAAAGGGAGAGATACTATATGCTCGCGAGCATGAAGCTGTCTGGTTCAAGGGGAAACGTTTTGCTCCAATTGTACACTCTGATTcccaaatagaagaaaaaatcaAACAGCTCAGACCCGCCTTAGATTCCAAAGGCAAAAAAGTTGGTGAAGAATGGTTTACCACAATAAAGGTGGAGGATGCATTGACCAG ATATCATGAGGCTGGTGACAAGgcaaaaagaaaagttttagaACTTTTAAGAGAATTATCTGTTGAACTACAAACAAAGATCAATGTGCTAGTTTTTGCATCAATGTTGCTTGTCATTGCAAAGGCACTATTTGGCCATGTCAG TGAAGGAAGGAGGAGAAAATGGGTTTTTCCTACTCTCACTCACCACCACAAATCTGAG GATACAGGAATGCTACATGGAGCTGAGGGGATGAAGTTCGTCAGATTATCCCCTTATTGGTTTGATGCAGCACAAGGTGGTGCTGTACGGAATACTTTTGATATGAAGTCATTGTTTCTATTAACAGGACCTAATGGGGGTGGGAAATCAAGTCTGCTAAGATCGATTTGTGCCGCTGCTCTACTTGGAATGTGTGGACTGATGATCCCAGCTGAATCTGCTATTATTCCTCACTTCGATGCCATTATGCTTCATATGAAATCCTACGACAGTCCTGCGGATGGAAAGAGCTCGTTTCAG GTTGAGATGTCGGAGATTCGTTCTATTATTACTAGAGCCACTTCAAAGAGCCTCGTACTTATTGATGAAATATGTCGAGGTACTGAAACAGCAAAAGGTACATGTATTGCCGGTGGTGTCATTGAAACCCTTGATGCAGTTAGTTGTCTGGGTATCGTGTCCACCCACCTTCACGGAATATTTGATCTAccattgaaaacaaaaaatgtCGTGTTCAAAGCTATGGGAGCAGAACATGTCAACAACCAAACCGTGCCCACATGGAAATTAATTGATGGGGTCTGTAGAGAGAGTCTTGCATTTGAAACAGCTCAAAGAGAAGGAGTTCCTAGTGAATTAATCGAGAGAGCCAAGGAATTATACGCTGCAGTATATGCAAAAGACTCGTTAAGAAGAGACGAACGGTTCTCTGCTCCGACCATTGTTGACACATCTAACATGGTGACGAATAGACCAAGTCATCCTGAAATGGGAATTTCTCCATCGGTGAAATCTGTGAGATCTGCTGAGACTTTGAGTGAGGAAGTAGAGAAAGCCGTGATTAGTATATGTGAGGAGAGTTTAATGGAGCTGTACAAGAAGCATCACCTCTTGGAACCTTCACCATTGAGATGTGTCTTGATTGGCGCTAAGGAACAGCCGCCTCCATCCACCATTGGTGCTTCGAGCGTTTATATCATGCTTAGACCTGACAGAAAGCTCTACATCGGAGAG ACCGATGACCTTCAAGGTCGGATCTGTACTCATCGTGCCAAGGAGGGAATGCAGAAGGCGTCATTTCTCTACATGTTGGTAGCAGGGAAGAGCGTGGCCTGTCAAATGGAGACGCTTCTGATCAACCAGCTCCCGGCACGAGGCTTTCAAATCACTAATTTAGCCGACGGAAAACATCGAAACTTTGGCACTAGTGATGTGTTAGGAAGTGAGATGATGATCAGATGA